The genome window GCGAAGTAGTCGTCCGCCGCCGCGAGGATCTCTTCGACTCCGATGTTCTTGTTCACCGGGACGATCTGCGTCCGGAGAGGGTCGTTCGGAGCGTGCAGTGAGATCGCGAGGTTGTACGCCTGACCGTAGCGGCCGAGTTCCCGGATCTTCTCCGGCAGGCCGACGGTCGAGATCGTGATCCGCCGGGCTCCGAGGCCGAGGCCCCCCTTTTCGTTGAGGCTTTCCAGGGCGGGCAGGAGTGCCTTGAGGTTGGCGAGCGGCTCTCCCATTCCCATGACGACGACGTTGGTGATCCGCTCCTCGCCGGTCATGAGGCGGTCGAGGCGGAGGAACTGGTCGAGGATCTCGCCGATCGAGAGGTTCCGCTTCACCCCCATGAGGCCGCTGGCGCAAAAGACGCAGCCCATGGCGCAGCCGACCTGCGTGCTGATGCAGACGGTCCGGCGGTCGTCTTCCCGCATCAGGACGCATTCGGTGTGCTCGCCATCGGCAAGCCGCAGAAGGAGTTTTTCCGTGCGGTCGGAGGCGACCTGATGGCGGGCGACTTCGGAGGCGAAGAGGCGAAATTCTTCAGTGAGGGCGGTGCGGAGGGCGGCCGGGATGTCGTGCATCGCGGCGAATTCGCTGACCCGCTTGCCGAAGATCCAGCGGCGGATCTGGTCGGCCCGGAACGAGGGGTAGCCGCGGCTGTCGAGCCAGTCGATGAGCTGGGCGCGGGTGAGATCGAGGAGTGGGCGGAGCGGCTCGTTGGTCGCGGGTCCGGTGGGGACCCCGTCGACGACGGCGGTTGCGGTGGCGATGATTGGTAGCTGCATGGAGTATTAAACCATGTTTCCACGCGAAATTCCTGCAGCCAAAGTGAACCCCGTTCTCGCCGGCACAGCTCCCATAGCTCAAACCCAACGTTCCACGGCAGTCAGGGGTCAAGGGGGCAACCCCTTGCCGCCGGAGGCGCTTCAATGAGGAACCGTGGTAAGTAACGGGCGACCGCTTTAGGACACCGGCGTTGAGGACTCCCTCAAAATACACCGCTGGCTTTGCAATCCCCGCGCGTTGGTGAGGGGGGCATACGGCACGCTATCCGCGTTTGGACACGTTCTCCTTCAGAATATCTCCCGACGGCCAGGCCTCCGGCGGGCAAAGGGGCGTTGCCCCTCTGCACTCCCCACCAGGGGGACCCCCTGGACCCCGGTTAGGTCGGCACACCATGACGAACTCGTTCCCTCATGTCGTTGAAGTCACCCTTCACAATCGCTCTGATTCTCAATCTCCCTCCCCCACACGCTCTCGACGGAGACCCCGCATGATTCGTCTGGCACTGCTGCTCGCCTGTGCAATCTCGCTCGCCACTCCCCACCACCTCCGCGCGGACAACACCCCCACCGCACCCGTCGCCAAGGCCATGGCCGACGCCGCCAACAAAGTCCTGGCATCGCTCGACGACGCCCAGAAGGCCAAGGTCGTCATGAAGTTCGACGACCCCGCCCGCCTTGACTGGCACAACATCCCCAAGCCGGTCCGCAAAGGGGTCCAGCTCCGCGAGATGACCCCCGAACAGCAGAAGCTCTGCCACGAGCTCCTCAAGAGCGCCCTCAGCGACTCCGGCTACGAAAAAGCCTCCCGGATCATGTCCCTGGAGAACAACCTCCGCGAAGGGGAAAAGAACATCCAGAACGGCAACCTCCGCGACCCGCTCCGGTACTTCCTCACGATCTTCGGCACCCCGTCGGACAAGGGAACCTGGGGCTGGAGCTTCGAAGGCCACCACTTCTCCCTCAACTTCGCCGTTCGCGACGGCCTCGTCATCGGCGAAACGCCCAGCTTCTGGGGCGCCAACCCGGCCACGGTCTACCTGCACATCGACGGCGGACCGGAAAAGGGAATCCGGACCCTCGCCAAGGAAGAACAGCTCGCCTTCGACCTCGTGAACTCCCTCGACGACGCCCAGAAGAAGAAGGCCATCATCGCCGAGAAGGCCCCCGCCGAGTACCGCAACGCCGGCAACCCCGAGCCGCCGAAGGGACCGGCCGAAGGGATCTCCGCGAAGGAACTGAACGAAACCCAGCGGAAGCTCCTCTGGTCGCTCCTTGAGACCTACAACAGCCACCTCGAAGACGCTCTCGCCGCCGAACGGCTCAAGGAACTCCAGGCCGCTGGCCTCGACAATCTCTCCTTCGCCTGGCTCGGTTCGACGAAGCCCCACATGGGCCACTCCTATCGGATCCAGGGCCCGACCTTCATCCTGGAGCTGATCAACGTCCAGTCCGACACCGAAGGAACCGTGGCGAACCACATCCACTCGGTCTGGCGGAGCCTCACCCGCGACTTCGGCCTGACGGCCAAGTAGCCGCCCGACGGAATCCTGCTGAAGGACTCTCACGCGGAGGCGCGGAGAGCGGAACTGGCCACCGGGTCACGCTCCGCTCTCCGCGACCTCCGCGTTGTGTTTTGCAGGAAGGTTGAGCCACAGATAAACACAGATGGACACAGATAAGAGGTCAGGAAGAGACCGAGGACCTTTGCCGGAACTCGAAGGCTCGCTGTCCGCCCCAGCCCAGGCCTGTCTCCTATCCGTGTTTATCTGTGTTCATCTGTGGCCCCCCTTCCTCTCCCTCCCGAAATGCCGGCCGGCCCGCGTCGTCGTGGCTGATCCCCGCGTCACAATCTAAGATTCCCGTGAGAGACCGTTCCAAACCGTGAGGCGAGGCCGAGCCCGCCGCACGTCCTCCTTTTTCGTCCGAGTCAGGAAGCGTCGAGATGCCGTGGATTGTCGAGCAGAGTGAGCAGATTTCCTGGGAACGCCTCCGCGAGCTGATGGCCCAGACCGTCGCCGAAGCCCGCAAACGCCTCTGCGCGGAGCCGAAGCGCGTCCTTCTCCTCCCGCCGGACATCACCCGCATGCACTCGGGCGTCGGCCGGCTGACCGAGATGCTCTACGAGATGCTCTCGCCGGAAGCGGACGTCCACGTCATCCCGACCCTCGGCCAGCACGTCCCGCACACGCCCGAAGAGAACGAGCGGATGTTCGGGAAGGTCCCGAACGAGCGGATCCACGCGCACGACTGGCGGAACGGCTGCGTGAAGGTCGGCGAGATCTCGGGCGAGGAAGTCGCCGCCTCCTGCGGCGGCGTGGCCGACTGGCCGATCCCGCTCACGCTCAACAAGATGCTCATGGAAGGGAAGTGGGACCTCATCATCCACCTCGGGCACGTCGTCCCCCATGAAGTGCTGGGCTTCGCCAACCACAACAAGAACTACTTCATCGGCGTTGGCGGCAAGGAGCTGATCTGCGCGTCGCACCTCATGGCGGCGACCTGCGGCATCGAGAACAACCTCGGCAACCTCGTGACTCCCGTCCGCCACTGCTTCAACGTGGCCGAAGAGCGGTATCTCAAGCACCTGCCGGACGTCTACGTGCAGGTCGTCATGGCCCGCAACGCGAAGAACGAGCTCGTTCACACCGGCGTCTACATCGGTGACGACCTCGACACCTACCTCGGCGCGGCCCGCCAGTCCCGCGAGCAGAACATCACGGTCTTCGACCAGCCGGTCAAGAAGATCGTCTGTGTCATGCAGGGGGACGAGTTCGTCAGCACCTGGGTCGCCAACAAGGCGGTCTACCGGACCCGCATGGCCCTCGCCGACGGAGGAGAACTCCTCATTCTCGCCCCCGGCCTCAAGCGGTTTGGCGAGCAGCCGGACGTCGACGCCATCATCCGCAAGTACGGCTACACCGGCACCGAACACGTGATGAAGCTCTACAAGACGGAGCCGGACCTGCAGGAGCTGGCCCACGCCACGGCCCACCTGCTGCACGGCTCGTCCGAAGGCCGGTTCAAGATCACCTATGCCCCGGGCTTCCTCTCGAAGGCCGAGATCGAGCAGGTCAACTTCCAGTACGCCGACCTCGCCGAGATGACGAAGCGTTATCGGCCGGACGAGTGCCAGGAAGGCTGGAACAAGACGGCGGACGGCGAAGAGTACTTCTTCATCCCCACTCCGTCGGCCGGCCTGTGGTCGACCCGCGAACGCCTTTACAACCGGGCCACCGGATTCGGCGGCGACAAGGTCCCGTCGGTCGGGGGCTGATCTCAGCGAGGCGGTGTTCCAGCGGG of Planctomyces sp. SH-PL14 contains these proteins:
- the rlmN gene encoding 23S rRNA (adenine(2503)-C(2))-methyltransferase RlmN, whose protein sequence is MQLPIIATATAVVDGVPTGPATNEPLRPLLDLTRAQLIDWLDSRGYPSFRADQIRRWIFGKRVSEFAAMHDIPAALRTALTEEFRLFASEVARHQVASDRTEKLLLRLADGEHTECVLMREDDRRTVCISTQVGCAMGCVFCASGLMGVKRNLSIGEILDQFLRLDRLMTGEERITNVVVMGMGEPLANLKALLPALESLNEKGGLGLGARRITISTVGLPEKIRELGRYGQAYNLAISLHAPNDPLRTQIVPVNKNIGVEEILAAADDYFAASGRRVTYEYVLLAGVNDDVEHAKQLAKLLRHRVAHVNLIPMNPVEPTGLEAPAVPRTKLFAETLEHGGVNATVRKRKGADIDAACGQLRLKEEQAAAGTTNAPAP
- a CDS encoding lactate racemase domain-containing protein, producing MPWIVEQSEQISWERLRELMAQTVAEARKRLCAEPKRVLLLPPDITRMHSGVGRLTEMLYEMLSPEADVHVIPTLGQHVPHTPEENERMFGKVPNERIHAHDWRNGCVKVGEISGEEVAASCGGVADWPIPLTLNKMLMEGKWDLIIHLGHVVPHEVLGFANHNKNYFIGVGGKELICASHLMAATCGIENNLGNLVTPVRHCFNVAEERYLKHLPDVYVQVVMARNAKNELVHTGVYIGDDLDTYLGAARQSREQNITVFDQPVKKIVCVMQGDEFVSTWVANKAVYRTRMALADGGELLILAPGLKRFGEQPDVDAIIRKYGYTGTEHVMKLYKTEPDLQELAHATAHLLHGSSEGRFKITYAPGFLSKAEIEQVNFQYADLAEMTKRYRPDECQEGWNKTADGEEYFFIPTPSAGLWSTRERLYNRATGFGGDKVPSVGG
- a CDS encoding DUF3500 domain-containing protein — its product is MIRLALLLACAISLATPHHLRADNTPTAPVAKAMADAANKVLASLDDAQKAKVVMKFDDPARLDWHNIPKPVRKGVQLREMTPEQQKLCHELLKSALSDSGYEKASRIMSLENNLREGEKNIQNGNLRDPLRYFLTIFGTPSDKGTWGWSFEGHHFSLNFAVRDGLVIGETPSFWGANPATVYLHIDGGPEKGIRTLAKEEQLAFDLVNSLDDAQKKKAIIAEKAPAEYRNAGNPEPPKGPAEGISAKELNETQRKLLWSLLETYNSHLEDALAAERLKELQAAGLDNLSFAWLGSTKPHMGHSYRIQGPTFILELINVQSDTEGTVANHIHSVWRSLTRDFGLTAK